The Mesorhizobium sp. NBSH29 genome has a segment encoding these proteins:
- the cysG gene encoding siroheme synthase CysG, with translation MTTEQAKLNAFPVFMRVDGQSVVIVGNGEEALAKARLLSQSSAILKIIAEKPEPALWSWIAANRPVHIADAYDAAQLHGAALVFAASGNEALDRRIVTDARAIKIPANAVDRPDLCDFFTPAIVNRAPVCVAIGTEGAGPVLSQMIRARVDQMLSPTLGRLASLAADFRERAEALLPRGSARRRFWRDFFEGEPARALEIGHAAEAEEAANLLLARRTAAEGHIALVGAGPGAEDLLTLRAQRLLMQADFIVYDALVPEAVVAMGRRDAERLPVGKRKGCHSKSQAEINDLLVALGQQGKRVVRLKSGDPLVFGRAGEEMQALRDANISYEVVPGVTAAFAAAAEFELPLTLRGVASSLVFTTGHDLKGETLPDWGRLAISGATVAVYMGRSVAADVAGRLIEAGLSPDTAVAVVENASLGTRRLFHGTIADLPALEHRDELSGPVMTLIGDAVAGANFANSEPLTSQRALLAKTAQGAHA, from the coding sequence ATGACGACAGAACAAGCAAAGCTTAACGCCTTCCCCGTTTTTATGCGGGTGGACGGCCAGTCTGTGGTCATAGTCGGCAATGGCGAGGAGGCGCTGGCCAAGGCGCGGCTGTTGTCACAGTCGAGCGCGATCCTCAAAATCATCGCTGAAAAGCCCGAGCCGGCGCTGTGGTCGTGGATCGCCGCCAACCGTCCCGTGCATATAGCTGACGCCTATGACGCAGCGCAGCTCCACGGGGCAGCGCTGGTCTTCGCCGCAAGCGGCAATGAAGCGCTGGACCGGCGGATCGTTACCGATGCGCGGGCGATCAAAATTCCAGCCAACGCAGTCGACCGCCCAGATCTGTGCGACTTCTTCACGCCCGCCATCGTCAACCGCGCACCGGTTTGCGTGGCGATCGGTACCGAGGGCGCAGGGCCGGTGCTTTCCCAGATGATCCGCGCCCGCGTGGATCAGATGCTGTCGCCCACGCTTGGCCGGCTGGCCAGTCTTGCCGCCGATTTTCGCGAGCGTGCCGAGGCGCTGTTGCCGCGCGGCAGTGCTCGTCGCCGCTTCTGGCGCGATTTCTTCGAGGGCGAGCCTGCACGTGCACTGGAAATCGGCCATGCCGCTGAGGCCGAGGAAGCTGCCAATCTGTTGCTTGCACGTCGCACCGCAGCTGAAGGCCACATCGCGCTCGTGGGTGCTGGCCCCGGCGCGGAGGATCTGTTGACGCTGCGCGCCCAGAGGCTGCTCATGCAGGCCGATTTCATTGTTTATGACGCACTGGTGCCCGAGGCCGTGGTGGCCATGGGTCGGCGCGATGCCGAGCGCCTTCCGGTTGGAAAGCGCAAGGGTTGTCACTCCAAGAGCCAGGCTGAGATCAACGATCTGCTCGTCGCGCTTGGTCAGCAAGGCAAGCGCGTGGTGCGGCTGAAGAGCGGCGATCCGCTGGTGTTTGGCCGCGCGGGCGAGGAAATGCAGGCGCTGCGCGATGCAAACATCTCTTATGAAGTGGTGCCGGGCGTCACCGCCGCATTTGCAGCCGCGGCCGAGTTCGAGCTGCCATTGACGCTGCGCGGCGTTGCCTCTTCGCTGGTCTTCACCACCGGGCACGACCTCAAGGGCGAGACATTGCCTGACTGGGGCAGACTGGCAATCTCGGGTGCCACTGTCGCTGTCTATATGGGACGCTCGGTCGCCGCAGATGTTGCGGGCCGCCTGATCGAGGCCGGATTGTCCCCGGATACAGCAGTGGCCGTCGTCGAAAACGCCAGCCTTGGCACGCGCCGACTGTTCCACGGCACAATCGCCGATCTGCCGGCGCTGGAGCACCGCGATGAACTTTCTGGCCCGGTCATGACACTCATCGGCGATGCCGTTGCCGGCGCCAACTTTGCCAATTCAGAACCGCTGACCAGCCAACGTGCGCTTTTAGCCAAAACTGCCCAGGGAGCCCACGCATGA
- a CDS encoding DUF2849 domain-containing protein, protein MKILTANRLIDGEAVWYAGDHWAEMIDTATVAADKADEERLEVIGKAAHDRNLVVDVAMVDIELVGGAIVPIRLRERIRASGPTNRNDLGKQARPKISQAA, encoded by the coding sequence ATGAAAATACTCACTGCCAACCGGCTGATCGATGGCGAAGCTGTCTGGTATGCCGGCGACCATTGGGCTGAAATGATCGATACCGCCACCGTCGCTGCCGACAAGGCGGACGAGGAACGGCTTGAGGTCATCGGCAAGGCAGCGCACGACCGCAACCTCGTCGTCGACGTTGCCATGGTCGACATCGAGCTTGTCGGCGGTGCCATCGTCCCTATCCGCCTGCGAGAGCGCATCCGCGCTTCGGGCCCGACCAACCGTAACGACCTTGGCAAACAGGCCCGTCCGAAAATTTCTCAAGCAGCCTGA
- a CDS encoding nitrite/sulfite reductase yields the protein MYRYDEFDHEFVGARVAEFRDQVDRRLAGEITEEQFRPLRLMNGVYLQLHAYMLRVAIPYGTLNAKQLRMLAHIARKYDRGYGHFTTRQNIQYNWPALSDVPAILDDLASVEMHAIQTSGNCIRNVTADHFAGAAADEVADPRPYAEILRQWSSVHPEFSYLPRKFKIAVTGAERDRAAIQTHDIGLHLKKNAEGELGFAVYVGGGQGRTPLIAKKIRDFLPEKHLLSYATAILRVYNLNGRRDNKYKARIKILVHETGTEEFARQVEAEFDALKDSDLTLPGNDIAAIQAYFAPPALPVRADGDDAVRLARLDSRSFSEWVDQNVTTHSNADYAAVTISLKGIGEVPGDASDSQMEAVADLAERYGFDEIRVTHEQNLVIPHVARADLKAVFDALVETGLATANAGLISDIIACPGLDYCALANARSISVAQNISNRFASLERQRDIGELKLKISGCINACGHHHVGHIGILGVEKKGAELYQVTLGGSGDENTSIGEIVGRGFGPEEITDAIETVVETYLGLREDRDETFLAAYRRVGAAPFKAALYGAEAKAA from the coding sequence ATGTACCGTTATGACGAGTTCGACCACGAGTTTGTCGGCGCCCGTGTCGCCGAGTTTCGCGATCAGGTCGACCGCCGGCTGGCTGGCGAGATCACCGAAGAGCAGTTCCGCCCGCTCCGGTTGATGAACGGTGTCTATCTGCAACTCCATGCCTACATGCTGCGCGTCGCCATTCCCTATGGCACGCTGAATGCGAAGCAGTTGCGGATGTTAGCCCACATCGCGCGCAAATATGACCGCGGCTATGGCCATTTCACCACACGCCAGAATATCCAGTACAACTGGCCGGCATTGTCAGACGTACCGGCCATCCTCGATGATCTCGCCAGCGTTGAAATGCATGCGATCCAGACCTCGGGCAATTGCATCCGCAACGTGACCGCCGACCATTTCGCCGGCGCTGCCGCCGACGAAGTCGCGGATCCGCGCCCCTATGCCGAGATCCTGCGGCAATGGTCGTCGGTGCATCCGGAATTTTCCTATCTGCCACGCAAGTTCAAGATTGCCGTAACCGGAGCCGAGCGCGACCGCGCGGCGATCCAGACCCACGATATCGGCCTGCATCTGAAGAAGAATGCTGAGGGCGAACTCGGCTTTGCCGTATATGTCGGTGGTGGTCAGGGCCGCACGCCGTTGATCGCCAAGAAGATCCGCGACTTCCTGCCAGAGAAGCACCTGCTTTCCTACGCTACCGCGATTCTGCGCGTCTACAATCTGAACGGAAGGCGCGACAACAAATACAAGGCCCGAATCAAGATCCTGGTCCACGAGACCGGCACCGAAGAATTCGCCCGACAGGTCGAGGCTGAGTTTGACGCGCTGAAGGACAGCGACTTGACGCTACCGGGAAACGACATCGCCGCCATTCAAGCCTATTTCGCGCCGCCGGCACTGCCTGTGCGGGCTGATGGCGATGACGCGGTGCGGCTGGCGCGGCTTGATTCCCGCAGTTTTTCCGAATGGGTGGACCAGAATGTCACCACCCACAGCAATGCCGATTATGCGGCGGTGACGATTTCGCTGAAGGGCATCGGCGAGGTGCCGGGCGATGCCTCCGACAGCCAGATGGAGGCGGTGGCCGACCTCGCCGAACGCTACGGTTTCGACGAGATCCGCGTAACCCATGAACAGAATCTCGTGATTCCGCATGTGGCACGCGCCGACCTCAAGGCCGTGTTCGACGCGCTGGTTGAAACAGGGCTCGCGACGGCCAATGCCGGGCTGATCTCCGATATTATCGCCTGCCCCGGGCTGGATTACTGCGCGCTTGCCAATGCGCGCTCCATCTCGGTGGCGCAGAACATCTCCAACCGGTTTGCCTCGCTGGAGCGCCAGCGCGACATCGGCGAATTGAAGCTGAAGATTTCCGGCTGCATCAATGCTTGCGGCCACCATCATGTTGGCCATATCGGCATTCTTGGCGTCGAGAAAAAAGGTGCCGAGCTCTACCAGGTTACGCTTGGCGGTTCTGGCGACGAAAACACGTCGATTGGCGAGATTGTCGGTCGTGGTTTTGGACCTGAGGAAATCACGGATGCCATTGAGACTGTGGTAGAGACTTATCTTGGCCTGCGCGAAGACCGGGATGAGACTTTTCTTGCAGCCTATCGCCGGGTCGGCGCGGCCCCCTTCAAAGCAGCACTGTACGGCGCTGAAGCCAAGGCCGCCTGA
- a CDS encoding DUF982 domain-containing protein, with protein MTDHFDSDVKLTVGNEHTIRTVQSVKDACEVLIDWPQARRGPFYQSTREVVEAAIAGKKTAEEARTALMALAVHAGVLVDS; from the coding sequence ATGACGGACCACTTTGACAGTGACGTGAAACTTACGGTCGGCAATGAACACACCATCAGGACAGTTCAATCTGTCAAGGATGCGTGTGAAGTGCTAATCGACTGGCCGCAGGCGCGTCGGGGACCGTTTTATCAGTCGACGCGCGAAGTAGTGGAAGCTGCTATCGCAGGCAAGAAGACCGCCGAAGAAGCCCGCACAGCCTTGATGGCGCTAGCCGTCCATGCGGGCGTTCTGGTCGATAGCTGA
- a CDS encoding sigma-70 family RNA polymerase sigma factor — MSHSGGQPTDGELVARVAKGDRAAVRLLFMRHHARVYRFVARQTGSESMADDIANEVFLELWRQAPRFEARSQVSTWLLGIARFKALSHLRKRKEEWLDDDKAETIADGADTPEVTAMKDDKGAALKRMVTALPEEHRTVIDLAYYHGSSVSEIAEILSIPVATVKTRMFYARKKLGEALKAAGYDRGWP; from the coding sequence ATGAGCCATTCCGGTGGCCAGCCGACAGACGGCGAACTTGTTGCCCGCGTGGCAAAGGGTGACCGTGCGGCGGTGCGGCTTCTGTTCATGCGCCATCATGCCCGGGTATATCGGTTTGTGGCGCGCCAGACAGGATCGGAATCAATGGCAGACGATATCGCCAATGAAGTGTTTCTGGAATTGTGGCGGCAGGCGCCGCGCTTTGAGGCGCGCAGCCAGGTCTCCACATGGCTGCTTGGCATTGCCCGATTCAAGGCACTTTCACATCTGCGCAAGCGCAAGGAAGAATGGCTGGACGACGACAAGGCCGAAACCATTGCCGACGGCGCCGATACGCCCGAAGTGACCGCCATGAAAGACGACAAGGGCGCGGCCCTGAAGCGCATGGTCACTGCACTGCCGGAAGAACACCGCACGGTCATCGATCTCGCCTATTATCATGGGAGTTCGGTCTCGGAGATTGCCGAAATACTCTCCATTCCCGTGGCAACCGTGAAGACCCGCATGTTTTATGCCCGCAAAAAACTCGGCGAAGCGCTCAAGGCTGCCGGTTATGACAGGGGCTGGCCATGA
- a CDS encoding DUF982 domain-containing protein: MEHKSFTRPIRVCFTEYGRTRTVADTHEALDCLMYWWPANHGPRHRDALDACLKVLDGHRSMIDAQTAFEAAAMEANLLEQGSSKHR; encoded by the coding sequence ATGGAACACAAATCCTTCACCCGACCGATCCGGGTTTGCTTCACGGAGTATGGGAGAACCAGAACGGTTGCCGATACGCATGAGGCACTGGATTGTCTGATGTACTGGTGGCCTGCCAACCACGGCCCGCGCCACCGGGATGCGCTCGACGCGTGCCTAAAGGTACTCGACGGTCATCGATCGATGATCGACGCACAAACCGCGTTCGAAGCCGCCGCAATGGAAGCGAACCTTCTCGAGCAGGGCTCGTCAAAACACCGCTAG
- the grpE gene encoding nucleotide exchange factor GrpE has protein sequence MSEQENNLPDPEEAIVSEALEAEAFEGSEMPGDGGDYEVVVRLMKENDELKDRALRAAAEMENLRRRTARDVHDARAYAVSNFARDMLAVSDNLRRALDAIPVEAKEAGDAGFAALIEGVEMTERVMLSTLERHGVKKLAPEGEKFDPNFHQAMFEVPNPDVPANTVVQVVQPGYSIGERVLRPAMVGVAKGGPKAAAAETPAEPGPVNEMAEKDA, from the coding sequence ATGAGCGAACAGGAAAATAATCTACCCGACCCCGAAGAGGCAATCGTGAGCGAAGCGCTCGAGGCTGAGGCGTTCGAGGGGTCTGAAATGCCGGGCGACGGCGGCGATTATGAGGTCGTTGTGCGCCTGATGAAGGAAAACGACGAGCTGAAGGACCGCGCGCTGCGTGCTGCTGCGGAAATGGAGAATTTGCGTCGCCGCACAGCCCGCGACGTGCACGATGCGCGCGCCTATGCGGTATCGAATTTCGCCCGCGACATGCTGGCAGTTTCGGACAATCTGCGCCGCGCGCTTGATGCGATCCCAGTTGAGGCGAAGGAAGCTGGCGATGCTGGCTTTGCCGCGCTGATCGAGGGCGTCGAGATGACCGAACGTGTCATGCTGTCGACGCTGGAACGTCACGGCGTAAAAAAGCTGGCCCCTGAGGGTGAAAAGTTCGACCCGAATTTCCACCAGGCCATGTTCGAAGTGCCAAATCCGGATGTACCGGCCAATACGGTGGTGCAGGTGGTGCAGCCTGGCTATTCCATCGGCGAGCGCGTGCTGCGCCCAGCCATGGTCGGCGTGGCCAAGGGTGGTCCCAAGGCGGCCGCAGCTGAGACCCCCGCTGAACCAGGCCCTGTTAATGAAATGGCTGAAAAAGACGCCTGA
- a CDS encoding phosphoadenylyl-sulfate reductase, translated as MTVDDADRAMGEQAALLDQRYGDLEPIEVIERAALRYFPDQIAAVSSFGADSAVLLHMIATVDASLPVIFLDTGKHFEETLHYRDALAEDFGLTNIKVIGPLQLALNRDDRDGTLHQRDTDACCAIRKVEPMARGVEPYKAWVTGRKRFQASTRTALPVFEAVGPRARVNPLARWSPDDIGAYMQAHNLRENPLVAYGYLSIGCFPCTKVVEAGADARSGRWAGLNKTECGIHMPVLDKSLATAGNA; from the coding sequence ATGACCGTCGATGATGCAGATCGCGCGATGGGCGAGCAGGCGGCGCTGCTTGACCAGCGTTACGGTGACCTTGAGCCGATCGAGGTGATCGAGCGCGCCGCGCTTCGCTATTTTCCAGACCAGATCGCCGCGGTCTCATCCTTCGGCGCGGATTCGGCGGTGCTTTTGCACATGATCGCCACCGTCGATGCCTCGCTCCCTGTCATTTTTCTCGATACAGGCAAGCACTTTGAGGAAACGCTTCATTATCGCGATGCGCTGGCAGAGGATTTCGGTTTGACCAACATCAAGGTCATCGGTCCCCTGCAACTGGCGCTCAACCGCGACGACCGAGACGGCACGCTGCACCAGCGCGACACCGATGCCTGCTGCGCGATCCGCAAGGTCGAGCCGATGGCGCGGGGGGTTGAGCCCTATAAAGCATGGGTCACCGGGCGCAAGCGGTTCCAGGCCTCCACGCGCACAGCCTTGCCGGTGTTCGAAGCGGTAGGGCCCCGCGCCCGCGTCAATCCTCTCGCGCGCTGGTCTCCGGATGACATCGGCGCGTATATGCAAGCCCACAATCTTCGCGAAAATCCGCTGGTGGCCTATGGCTACCTGTCCATCGGCTGTTTTCCCTGCACCAAGGTCGTGGAAGCAGGCGCAGATGCGCGCAGTGGTCGCTGGGCCGGCCTCAACAAAACCGAATGCGGCATCCACATGCCCGTGCTCGACAAATCTCTCGCTACTGCTGGAAACGCGTGA
- a CDS encoding DUF934 domain-containing protein: MNETENSSSRLWTPAGFVEDEWTHADTADALASNGRVILPLDAFLALDAETRISASERLGVVLQPGDVLEALLPHLGNLTLVALAFPAFTDGRSFSKAELLRSRYGFEGVVRASGKVLIDQLPHMLRVGFDQFEVTHPVLLKRLKQGVAGGIALHYQPSAKAAEAGEAYSWRRRRTGS, translated from the coding sequence ATGAACGAAACCGAGAATTCTTCATCGCGTCTGTGGACGCCAGCCGGCTTTGTCGAGGATGAGTGGACCCACGCCGACACAGCCGACGCGCTTGCTTCAAATGGTCGTGTGATCCTGCCGCTCGACGCTTTCCTGGCCCTTGACGCAGAAACCCGTATCTCAGCCAGCGAGCGTCTTGGCGTGGTGCTGCAGCCGGGCGATGTGCTGGAGGCGCTCCTGCCGCATCTGGGCAACCTGACGCTGGTGGCGTTGGCATTCCCAGCGTTTACTGACGGGCGCTCTTTCTCAAAGGCCGAGCTATTGCGCAGTCGCTATGGCTTTGAGGGCGTTGTGCGCGCTAGCGGGAAGGTGCTGATTGATCAGCTGCCCCATATGCTACGTGTCGGGTTCGATCAATTTGAAGTGACGCATCCGGTGCTGTTAAAACGCCTCAAGCAGGGCGTGGCAGGCGGGATCGCGTTACATTACCAGCCATCTGCGAAAGCTGCCGAGGCAGGCGAGGCCTATTCGTGGCGGCGCCGGAGAACCGGCAGCTGA
- a CDS encoding anti-sigma factor, which translates to MSANPMNAGDAMQALLPFYLNGTLEGADLDRLELWLATDPEGAEALAEAEAELFSTMAANDAVRPPADALTRFSKSLDDEAGSERTASQTSLFARLWSTLVGLPVGLAWATAAAAIVLVLVQGSIKPSSQNPDFEVAGNAAEQANWPFVFIVFKPDASMAEITGLLDGQDAVVSDGPGAGGIFQISFPAKTGADYERIVSVFSSAPVVAEILPGRKPPNG; encoded by the coding sequence ATGAGCGCGAACCCGATGAATGCGGGCGACGCCATGCAGGCGCTGCTACCCTTTTACCTCAACGGGACGCTGGAAGGCGCGGATCTTGACCGCCTGGAACTTTGGCTGGCAACCGATCCTGAGGGCGCCGAGGCGCTGGCTGAAGCGGAGGCCGAGCTGTTCAGCACCATGGCGGCCAATGATGCGGTGCGCCCGCCCGCCGACGCCCTGACGCGGTTCTCCAAATCGCTTGATGACGAAGCGGGCAGCGAGCGCACCGCCAGCCAGACCTCGCTGTTTGCACGTCTTTGGAGTACGCTTGTCGGCTTGCCAGTCGGCCTCGCCTGGGCAACGGCTGCCGCAGCCATCGTGCTGGTGCTGGTGCAGGGCAGCATCAAGCCATCCAGCCAAAACCCGGATTTCGAAGTGGCCGGCAATGCTGCCGAGCAAGCCAACTGGCCGTTCGTGTTCATCGTCTTCAAGCCCGATGCCAGCATGGCCGAAATCACCGGCCTGCTCGACGGCCAGGACGCTGTTGTGTCCGACGGGCCAGGCGCGGGAGGTATTTTCCAAATTTCGTTCCCGGCCAAGACCGGCGCTGACTATGAACGGATCGTGAGTGTTTTCTCTTCCGCTCCCGTTGTGGCGGAAATCCTGCCCGGCAGGAAGCCGCCCAATGGCTAG
- a CDS encoding GMC family oxidoreductase, which produces MASTDPDRTLHADIAIVGAGSAGALIAARLSEDSSRTVVLIEAGAEARDPDIWNPSAWPALQGRAYDWDYRTQPQARTAGRTHHWARGKVVGGSSCLHAMGYMRGHPDDFEAWVDATGDSRWGWEALSRAFRLIEDHPLGGDGIHGLGGPMPVYMPGDELSPVARAFIEAGAALGLPRLQGHSSGTMIGVTPNSLNIRRGRRVTVADAWLTPTVRSRPNLRICLATRAQHLVLSGSRVEGVAVIDREGPFEILADQLVLCSGALESPALLMRSGIGPEEILHQAGVVCLIALPGVGDNLQDHLLGAGNLYAALKRVPPSRLQHSESMAYMRAGDFTAGGQPEIVVGCGVAPIVSECFEAPAAGSAYSLLFGVTHPSSRGSIRISGATAADPLIIDPAYLQTERDRALFRQALEAARMIGHHGEFAEWRMDELLPGPLTSRSEIDDFIARSVITHHHPCGTCSMGAHSDAVVDAGLRLRGLDNLYVADASVIPSITSGPIHAAVLAIAETFAATMVSGR; this is translated from the coding sequence ATGGCCAGCACCGACCCCGATCGCACGCTTCACGCAGATATTGCGATTGTCGGTGCAGGGTCGGCAGGCGCTCTCATCGCTGCTCGCCTCAGCGAAGATTCATCGCGTACAGTGGTTCTGATCGAAGCGGGTGCTGAGGCGCGTGATCCCGACATATGGAACCCGTCTGCATGGCCGGCACTCCAGGGCCGTGCCTATGACTGGGATTACCGCACGCAGCCGCAGGCCCGCACTGCCGGACGCACTCATCATTGGGCGCGCGGAAAAGTGGTCGGCGGGTCAAGTTGCCTGCACGCCATGGGCTACATGCGCGGCCATCCGGATGATTTCGAGGCCTGGGTCGACGCAACCGGCGATTCCCGATGGGGTTGGGAGGCGCTTTCGCGCGCATTCCGGCTGATTGAGGACCACCCTCTGGGTGGCGACGGCATCCATGGGCTGGGTGGGCCCATGCCGGTTTACATGCCGGGCGATGAACTGAGCCCCGTCGCGCGGGCTTTCATCGAGGCCGGTGCAGCCCTCGGCCTGCCAAGGCTGCAGGGCCATAGCAGCGGCACGATGATCGGTGTCACGCCCAATTCCTTGAATATTCGCCGCGGGCGACGGGTTACCGTGGCGGATGCCTGGCTGACACCGACCGTACGAAGCCGCCCTAATCTGCGGATCTGTTTGGCAACGCGGGCCCAGCACCTTGTTCTTTCCGGCAGCCGCGTTGAAGGTGTCGCGGTGATTGACCGGGAGGGTCCGTTCGAAATCCTGGCCGATCAACTCGTGCTGTGCAGCGGGGCACTGGAAAGTCCGGCATTGCTGATGCGCTCGGGCATCGGACCGGAAGAGATACTTCACCAGGCCGGGGTGGTATGTTTGATCGCCCTGCCGGGCGTCGGCGATAATCTGCAGGACCATTTGCTGGGTGCCGGAAATCTCTACGCAGCCCTTAAGCGGGTCCCGCCATCGCGCCTCCAGCATTCGGAATCAATGGCGTATATGCGTGCGGGAGATTTCACCGCCGGTGGCCAGCCAGAGATCGTGGTCGGCTGCGGCGTAGCACCCATTGTTTCGGAGTGCTTCGAGGCGCCGGCCGCGGGATCGGCCTATTCGCTGCTGTTCGGGGTGACCCATCCTTCCAGCCGGGGCAGCATCCGAATCAGCGGCGCCACTGCAGCAGATCCCTTGATCATCGATCCTGCGTATCTGCAGACGGAGCGGGACCGCGCCCTATTCAGGCAGGCGCTTGAAGCGGCGCGCATGATTGGCCACCACGGGGAGTTTGCCGAATGGCGTATGGATGAACTCCTGCCGGGTCCCCTGACAAGCCGCTCTGAGATCGACGATTTTATCGCCCGCAGCGTTATTACGCATCATCATCCCTGCGGCACCTGCAGCATGGGTGCACACTCTGATGCCGTGGTTGACGCCGGTCTGCGGCTTCGCGGGCTCGATAACCTCTATGTTGCCGATGCCTCTGTTATTCCGAGCATCACGTCGGGGCCGATCCACGCAGCGGTGCTGGCTATTGCCGAAACCTTCGCGGCAACCATGGTCTCAGGGCGATGA
- the hrcA gene encoding heat-inducible transcriptional repressor HrcA, translating into MTKPVADQTLQSLDTRSRDIFRLIVDSYLQEGEPLGSRNLSRRLPQSLSPATVRNVMSDLEHLGLVYSPHISAGRLPTQKGLRLFIDAFMEVGDLTDDERRVMETQVNASGSGATLEQMLTEASQMLSGLSRGAGMVLATKSEAALKHIEFIQLEPTKALAVLVSQNGDVENRVVDLPAGVTTSQLHEASNFLNAHIRGRTLSEARIEIARLRKDTKAALDTLSQDLVDKGLAIWAGTETDMPARLIVRGRGNLLENVTAQTDIELLRHLFEDLETKDGLMQLLDLAEEGSGVRIFIGSENRLFSLSGSSLVVAPYRDKDSRVIGALGVIGPTRLNYARIVPMVDYTAQLISRMLR; encoded by the coding sequence ATGACCAAACCCGTTGCTGACCAAACGCTGCAATCGCTGGATACGCGGTCGCGCGATATCTTTCGGTTGATTGTCGATTCCTATCTGCAGGAGGGCGAACCACTGGGCTCGCGCAACCTGTCGCGGCGGCTGCCGCAGTCGCTGTCACCAGCCACTGTACGCAATGTGATGAGCGACCTGGAACATCTGGGTCTCGTCTATTCGCCGCACATCTCGGCTGGCCGACTGCCCACGCAAAAGGGACTGCGGCTCTTCATCGACGCTTTCATGGAGGTTGGCGACCTGACGGACGATGAGCGGCGCGTGATGGAAACTCAGGTCAACGCGTCGGGCAGCGGCGCGACGCTGGAGCAGATGCTGACCGAGGCCAGCCAGATGCTGTCGGGCCTGTCTCGCGGTGCCGGCATGGTCCTGGCCACAAAAAGCGAGGCGGCGCTCAAACATATCGAATTTATCCAGCTTGAGCCCACCAAGGCACTGGCGGTGCTGGTGTCGCAAAATGGTGATGTCGAGAACCGCGTCGTCGATCTTCCGGCCGGCGTCACCACCTCGCAGTTGCACGAGGCGTCGAACTTCCTCAATGCCCATATTCGTGGCCGCACACTTTCCGAAGCACGCATTGAGATTGCGCGACTGCGCAAAGACACCAAGGCAGCGCTCGACACGCTGTCACAGGATCTTGTCGACAAGGGCCTGGCAATATGGGCCGGCACGGAAACCGATATGCCGGCACGGCTGATTGTGCGCGGGCGCGGAAATCTGTTGGAGAACGTCACTGCCCAGACCGATATCGAGCTGCTGCGCCATCTGTTCGAGGATCTGGAGACCAAGGACGGGCTGATGCAGCTGCTCGACCTTGCCGAAGAGGGCTCCGGCGTGCGGATCTTCATCGGTTCGGAGAACCGGCTGTTTTCCCTTTCGGGTTCCTCGCTGGTGGTAGCGCCCTATCGCGACAAGGATTCGCGCGTCATCGGCGCGCTGGGCGTGATCGGTCCGACGCGGCTGAATTATGCGCGTATCGTGCCAATGGTGGATTATACCGCGCAACTGATCAGCCGGATGCTGCGTTAG